In Ficedula albicollis isolate OC2 unplaced genomic scaffold, FicAlb1.5 N00349, whole genome shotgun sequence, a single window of DNA contains:
- the MOGS gene encoding mannosyl-oligosaccharide glucosidase, with translation GDFWGTYRPHVYFGMKTRSPRSVVTGLMWLQHGGNLRHTSDQNDGVSRYGWLMHDGENFGVQEIRDEGLVLRTEFVKQPGGDHGGDWSWRVTVKMEGKGPAPLVSLFFYVATDGQGTLRPVLENGTRLAAVAGTAEELGDFTLTFLPPTGEGGEGHKYASYNFLAAGVPGLHRLTNLVRQSLRESSVFSPPGRPRRRYFGGADSPRLPALLGSMRDEKQLWTPFGLRSLARDSPWYLRRNTEHDPPYWRGSVWVNINFLALRALHGYARAAGPHRERAAQLYRELRHNLAANVFRQYEATGFLWEHYRDSDGTGQGCHPFAGWSALVVLAMAEDY, from the exons ggggatttttggggcacGTACCGGCCTCACGTCTACTTCGGGATGAAGACGCGGAGCCCGCGATCTGTCGTGACCG GACTGATGTGGCTCCAACACGGCGGCAACTTGCGGCACACGAGCGATCAGAACGACGGCGTGTCGCGATACGGGTGGCTGATGCACGACGGGGAGAATTTCGGAGTGCAGGAGATCCGCGATGAGGGGCTGGTGTTGAGAACCGAGTTCGTGAAGCAGCCGGGGGGAGACCACGGTGGCGATTGGAGCTGGCGGGTCACAGTGAAGATGGAG ggcaAGGGCCCGGCCCCTCTCGTGTCCCTCTTCTTCTACGTGGCCACAGACGGGCAGGGGACGCTGCGGCCGGTGCTGGAGAACGGGACACGGCTGGCGGCCGTGGCAGGGACGGCGGAGGAGCTCGGGGACTTCACCCTCACCTTCCTGCCCCCCACGGGGGAGGGCGGGGAGGGACACAAGTATGCCAG TTACAACTTCCTGGCCGCGGGGGTGCCGGGGCTGCACCGTCTCACCAACCTGGTCCGACAGAGCCTGCGTGAGAGCTCCGTGTTCTCCCCACCGGGCCGACCCCGCCGCCGCtatttcgggg gggcggacTCCCCGCGGCTGCCGGCGCTGCTGGGCTCCATGCGCGATGAGAAGCAGCTCTGGACGCCCTTCGGGCTGCGCTCGCTGGCCCGCGACAGCCCCTGGTACCTGCGCCGCAACACCGAGCACGACCCCCCGTACTGGCGCGGCTCCGTCTGGGTCAACATCAACTTCCTGGCGCTGCGGGCGCTGCACGGCTACGCGCGGGCGGCGGGGCCGCACCGGGAGCGCGCGGCCCAGCTCTACCGGGAGCTGCGCCACAACCTGGCGGCCAACGTGTTCCGGCAGTACGAGGCCACCGGCTTCCTGTGGGAGCACTACCGGGACAGCGATGGCACCGGGCAGGGCTGTCACCCCTTTGCCGGCTGGTCCGCGCTCGTCGTGCTGGCCATGGCTGAGGACTATTAA
- the WBP1 gene encoding WW domain-binding protein 1, which translates to MVQTSPPPAALWNSPTPPECVRPPPPPAALWNSPTPPEYVMVRPAIGGGRGALRQRPLTDRGLPARQLVALSRVPAPRRSGGPLPSAYLGAGPSLAGAAVNQGLWAVLRLRLVAEAANHRGARESGCCTYYYELWWFWLLWTILILLSCCCAFRHRRAKLRLQQQQRQREINLIAYHGACQYPPSSGDFPRPCSDTEGGEGGGGRVVPGGCPGRHRRLTGDSGIEVGRGLEEEEGEPEGCGGLGGGGGPGSPVLPV; encoded by the exons ATGGTACAGACCtccccccccccggcagcgcTGTGGAACAGTCCGACTCCCCCCGAGTGCGTTAGacctcccccccccccggcagcgcTGTGGAACAGTCCGACACCCCCCGAGTACGTTATGGTCCGTCCCGCCATCGGGGGCGGGCGGGGCGCTCTGCGGCAGCGCCCATTG ACGGACCGAGGGCTGCCTGCTCGCCAATTGGTCGCGCTGAGCCGAGTGCCCGCCCCGAGGCGGAGCGGGGGGCCCCTGCCCTCCGCCTATCTCGGAGCTGGACCGTCATTGGCGGGCGCCGCTGTCAATCAGGGCCTGTGGGCGGTGCTCCGCCTCCGGTTGGTAGCTGAGGCCGCCAATCACCGCGGGG cccgggagagCGGCTGCTGCACCTACTACTACGAGCTGTGGT GGTTCTGGCTGCTCTGGACCATCCTgatcctgctgagctgctgctgcgcGTTCCGGCACCGCCGGGCCAAGCTGcgtctgcagcagcagcagcggcagcgTGAGATCAACCTCATCGCCTACCACGGTGCCTGCCAGTACCCCCCCTCCTCGGGGGACTTCC cccgcccctgcTCCGACACCGAGGGGGGCGAGGGCGGCGGGGGCAGAGTGGTGCCAGGGGGCTGCCCCGGGCGGCACCGGCGGCTCACAGGGGATTCGGGCATCGAGGTGGGCCGTGGCCTAGAAGAGGAGGAGGGCGAGCCTGAGGGCTGTGGGGGACTGGGGGGTGGTGGGGGGCCTGGCTCACCCGTGCTGCCTGTCTGA